One genomic segment of Gottschalkia acidurici 9a includes these proteins:
- a CDS encoding DUF1002 domain-containing protein: MKKIFSVLLIIAMLSTSVLAKGDAVVSIGKDLNSEQRSQMMELLGADENSKVIEVTNEEERKYLGNYVDSKILGSRAISSSYVEKLSAGEGIQAEVYNVTWVTKDMIINALVTAGVKDAKVKVAAPFSVSGTAALTGILKGFEDATGTNISELEKQVANEEIAKTGELGQEIGKDEATQLIKTVKEEVVEKKIKDPEEIKKVVTESAKEINITLTDEQLKKITDLMENISKLDLDLGQIKAQLKNISDKLSELGKNSEEVKSVLGKILEFVKGIFQKLFGATE; this comes from the coding sequence ATGAAAAAGATTTTTTCAGTACTATTAATTATTGCCATGCTGAGTACTAGTGTGTTAGCAAAAGGAGATGCAGTAGTAAGCATTGGAAAAGACTTAAATAGTGAACAAAGAAGTCAGATGATGGAACTACTAGGTGCAGATGAAAATTCTAAAGTTATAGAGGTAACTAATGAAGAAGAAAGAAAATATCTAGGAAATTATGTTGATAGTAAAATATTGGGAAGTAGAGCTATATCTTCATCTTATGTAGAAAAATTAAGTGCAGGTGAAGGTATTCAAGCTGAGGTTTATAATGTAACATGGGTTACTAAAGATATGATTATAAATGCACTAGTAACAGCTGGAGTTAAAGATGCTAAGGTAAAAGTAGCAGCGCCATTTAGTGTTTCAGGTACTGCGGCATTAACAGGAATTTTAAAAGGGTTTGAAGATGCTACAGGAACAAATATTAGTGAATTAGAGAAACAAGTTGCAAATGAAGAGATAGCTAAAACAGGAGAACTAGGTCAAGAAATAGGAAAAGATGAGGCTACACAACTTATAAAGACGGTAAAAGAAGAGGTTGTGGAAAAAAAGATAAAAGATCCTGAGGAAATAAAAAAAGTAGTTACAGAATCAGCAAAAGAAATCAATATAACATTAACAGATGAACAACTAAAAAAAATAACAGACTTAATGGAGAATATATCTAAGCTAGATTTAGATTTGGGTCAAATTAAAGCACAACTTAAAAATATCTCTGATAAGTTAAGTGAGTTAGGTAAGAACTCAGAGGAGGTTAAGTCTGTTCTAGGAAAAATACTTGAGTTTGTAAAGGGTATATTCCAAAAATTGTTTGGAGCAACTGAATAG
- a CDS encoding proline--tRNA ligase — protein sequence MRMSKLYLQTLREVPAEAELPSHKLLLRSGMIKRLVSGVYTYLPLGYKVIKKIENIVREEMDAIDSQEVHMSAIQPAELWQESGRWDAFGPEMFRLRDRHNREFCLGPTHEEIFTDMIRFDIKSYKQLPLSLYQIQTKYRDEKRPRFGLMRCREFIMKDAYTFDLDPEGMRKSYFDMWKAYEKIFDRCGINYKVVEGDSGAMGGSDSHEFMATSEFGESAMAYCNDCDYAATDEKAKFIYEVNSQDENELNVEKIHTPNARTIDELKELFNTTGDKFVKTLLYSANDKVVAVLVPGDRELNEIKLINTLGVLEHDLFMADEETVKKVTGAEVGFAGPINLKGDVRILVDSRVANMKNFIVGANETDYHLKNVNYGKDFAGEIVDDLLLVKEGDKCPNCRSPLNMDRGIEIGNIFQLGTKYTDALNATYLDENGKAAQIWMGSHGVGVSRTMAAIIEQNYDENGIIWPLSVAPYQVLVTIVNIKDAEQVALGEKLYEELSNLGIEVLLDDRNERAGVKFKDADLIGTPIRVTVGKKASENILEFSLRKDGNKEEVNVSEVMNKIKEEFTNQGLRI from the coding sequence ATGAGAATGTCAAAACTATATTTACAAACATTAAGAGAAGTTCCAGCAGAGGCAGAACTACCAAGTCACAAGTTACTGTTAAGATCGGGCATGATAAAAAGACTAGTTTCAGGAGTATATACTTATCTACCATTGGGATATAAGGTAATAAAGAAAATAGAAAATATAGTTAGAGAAGAAATGGACGCTATAGATTCACAAGAAGTACACATGTCAGCTATACAACCAGCAGAGTTGTGGCAAGAATCTGGAAGATGGGATGCATTTGGACCAGAGATGTTTAGACTTAGAGATAGACACAATAGAGAATTTTGCTTAGGGCCAACACATGAAGAGATATTTACAGATATGATAAGATTTGATATAAAGTCTTACAAACAGTTACCTCTTAGTTTATATCAAATTCAAACTAAGTACAGAGATGAAAAAAGACCAAGATTTGGATTAATGAGATGTAGAGAGTTTATAATGAAAGATGCTTATACTTTTGACTTAGATCCAGAAGGAATGAGAAAGTCATATTTTGACATGTGGAAAGCGTATGAGAAAATATTTGATAGATGTGGAATAAATTATAAAGTAGTAGAGGGTGACTCTGGAGCAATGGGAGGAAGTGACTCACATGAATTTATGGCTACATCGGAGTTTGGAGAAAGTGCTATGGCTTATTGTAATGATTGTGACTATGCTGCCACAGATGAAAAAGCTAAATTTATCTATGAAGTAAACTCTCAAGATGAAAATGAATTAAATGTAGAAAAAATTCATACTCCAAATGCTAGAACTATAGATGAATTAAAAGAATTATTTAATACAACAGGGGATAAGTTCGTAAAAACACTTTTATATTCAGCAAATGATAAAGTAGTAGCGGTTCTAGTACCTGGAGATAGAGAATTAAACGAAATAAAATTAATAAATACTTTAGGAGTATTAGAGCATGACTTATTTATGGCAGATGAAGAAACAGTTAAAAAAGTAACTGGCGCGGAAGTAGGATTTGCAGGACCAATAAATCTAAAAGGTGATGTAAGAATATTAGTAGATTCAAGAGTCGCTAATATGAAAAACTTTATAGTAGGAGCAAATGAAACAGACTATCATTTAAAAAATGTAAATTACGGAAAAGACTTTGCAGGAGAAATAGTGGATGATTTATTATTAGTTAAAGAAGGAGATAAATGTCCAAACTGCAGAAGTCCATTAAATATGGATAGAGGAATAGAAATAGGGAATATATTCCAGTTAGGTACTAAATACACGGATGCATTAAATGCTACTTATTTAGACGAAAACGGAAAGGCAGCTCAAATATGGATGGGTTCTCATGGGGTTGGAGTTTCTAGAACTATGGCAGCTATAATAGAGCAAAACTATGATGAAAATGGAATTATATGGCCATTATCAGTTGCTCCATATCAAGTTTTAGTAACTATAGTAAATATCAAAGATGCTGAGCAAGTTGCACTAGGAGAAAAGTTATATGAAGAATTATCTAATCTGGGAATAGAAGTATTACTAGATGATAGAAATGAAAGAGCGGGTGTTAAGTTTAAAGACGCTGATCTTATCGGTACACCTATAAGGGTTACAGTAGGTAAAAAAGCTAGTGAAAATATACTAGAGTTTTCATTAAGAAAAGACGGAAACAAAGAAGAAGTTAATGTTAGTGAAGTAATGAATAAGATAAAAGAGGAATTTACTAATCAGGGGTTAAGAATATAA
- a CDS encoding LolA family protein, with protein MIKRKIRIYLGAILVSSMFLTGCDTDVVSLLPEEIVANAVEADNNFSNYYAESEIIMYDKEEIIEKTYMKEWVMKINGKTMKRVETKGKDEKDSVVAVNDGRNLTSYIAKENKVIKANLGDEASSLIELSPKDQMKKAFEFIDKTHEIENSGEEKINGIDTYHLKAVPKKQDSIVGEQDFWIEKDKWFTVKSISKTGDMKIEIEYKKIDYKSKIDESVFNFEVPEDAEIVNIDEQSKIKSASLDEVKDIFNKSFLYLKDSKNYVLKDTNIVTLDNKEFPDEISQEYIKDGKPVFSLSVLKPKETSYEVGLPGSKEIVIRGGKGSYIDDTIKIITFDEKGLRYNMILHVNNISIEECIKIVDSLSYYE; from the coding sequence TAGTTTCGAGTATGTTTTTAACAGGTTGCGATACAGATGTAGTAAGTTTACTTCCAGAGGAGATAGTTGCAAATGCGGTAGAGGCAGATAATAACTTTAGTAACTATTATGCTGAAAGTGAAATAATAATGTATGATAAAGAAGAAATTATAGAAAAGACATACATGAAAGAGTGGGTAATGAAGATAAATGGAAAAACGATGAAAAGGGTAGAGACTAAGGGTAAAGATGAAAAAGATAGTGTAGTTGCAGTAAATGATGGACGAAACTTGACTAGTTATATTGCTAAAGAGAATAAAGTTATAAAGGCTAATTTGGGGGATGAAGCAAGTAGTCTAATAGAGTTAAGTCCTAAAGATCAGATGAAAAAAGCTTTTGAATTTATAGATAAAACTCATGAAATAGAAAACTCAGGAGAGGAAAAAATTAATGGAATAGACACATATCACTTAAAAGCAGTTCCTAAGAAGCAAGATAGTATCGTTGGTGAACAGGATTTTTGGATAGAAAAGGACAAGTGGTTTACTGTAAAGTCAATATCTAAAACTGGAGATATGAAAATAGAAATTGAATATAAGAAAATAGATTATAAATCTAAAATAGATGAAAGTGTATTTAACTTTGAAGTTCCAGAAGATGCTGAAATAGTAAATATAGATGAACAATCTAAAATTAAAAGTGCTAGTTTAGATGAAGTAAAGGATATATTTAATAAGTCGTTTTTATATCTTAAAGATTCAAAAAATTATGTTTTGAAAGATACAAATATAGTAACACTTGACAATAAAGAATTTCCAGATGAAATAAGTCAAGAATATATTAAAGATGGAAAACCAGTATTTTCTCTAAGTGTATTAAAACCAAAGGAAACATCTTATGAAGTAGGGCTTCCAGGTTCAAAGGAAATCGTCATAAGAGGCGGTAAAGGTTCATATATAGATGATACTATAAAAATAATAACGTTTGATGAAAAAGGATTAAGATATAATATGATATTACACGTTAATAATATTAGTATAGAAGAGTGTATAAAAATAGTTGATAGCTTATCATACTATGAGTAA